From the Deltaproteobacteria bacterium genome, one window contains:
- a CDS encoding GNAT family N-acetyltransferase codes for MNPEYPKDVKLKDGVTITLKPFERKDKEALFTFFQRLPEGDRIFLKDNVADPSVIERWATELNYDRIYPLLAWKGNDIVADATLHKNLGGWMKHVGTIRIVVAKDFHRKGMGSLLANELFLHALKSGLEKVVAEVMESQPGAKRVFEKLGFKLEATFRGHVRDQIGVRHDLLVLTKDLEEFWANIQTHEYFSYPTREMEG; via the coding sequence ATGAACCCGGAATATCCCAAGGACGTGAAGCTGAAGGATGGTGTGACGATCACGCTCAAGCCGTTCGAGCGGAAGGACAAGGAGGCCCTGTTCACCTTCTTCCAGCGGCTTCCGGAGGGGGACCGGATCTTCCTCAAGGACAACGTGGCGGACCCCTCCGTGATCGAGCGGTGGGCGACCGAGCTCAACTACGACCGGATCTACCCGCTCCTCGCCTGGAAGGGGAACGACATCGTGGCGGACGCCACGCTGCACAAGAACCTCGGCGGGTGGATGAAGCACGTCGGGACGATCCGGATCGTCGTGGCGAAAGACTTCCACCGGAAGGGGATGGGGAGCCTCCTCGCCAACGAGCTGTTCCTCCACGCCTTGAAGTCGGGCCTCGAGAAGGTGGTGGCCGAGGTGATGGAGTCGCAGCCGGGCGCGAAGCGGGTGTTCGAGAAACTGGGCTTCAAGCTCGAGGCGACGTTCCGCGGGCACGTGCGCGACCAGATCGGCGTGCGGCACGACCTGCTCGTCCTGACGAAGGACCTCGAGGAGTTCTGGGCGAACATCCAGACCCACGAGTACTTCTCCTACCCCACCCGCGAAATGGAGGGCTGA
- a CDS encoding enoyl-CoA hydratase/isomerase family protein has product MGGKVIVERDGGVATVVLSNPAKKNALNLKILNELRAALVRLSGEETRCLILRGEGSEAFCAGYDITQIPAGGSGEAQVLLSSNPFDDMIRAIESFPSPVIAMLNGFAFGGGLEMAVACDIRIASDQAVFGMTPARLGIIYR; this is encoded by the coding sequence ATGGGCGGCAAGGTGATCGTGGAGCGTGACGGGGGGGTGGCGACCGTCGTTCTCTCCAACCCGGCGAAGAAAAACGCGCTGAACCTGAAGATCCTGAACGAGTTGAGGGCGGCGCTGGTCCGGCTCTCCGGAGAGGAGACGCGCTGCCTCATCCTGCGGGGGGAGGGGAGCGAGGCGTTCTGCGCGGGATACGACATCACCCAGATCCCCGCCGGAGGGAGCGGCGAGGCCCAGGTGCTCCTCTCCAGCAACCCGTTCGACGACATGATCCGGGCGATCGAGTCGTTCCCTTCGCCGGTGATCGCGATGCTGAACGGCTTCGCCTTCGGCGGAGGGCTCGAGATGGCGGTGGCGTGCGACATCCGGATCGCCTCCGACCAGGCGGTCTTCGGGATGACGCCGGCCCGCCTCGGGATCATCTACCG